The Nitrogeniibacter aestuarii genome has a window encoding:
- a CDS encoding DctP family TRAP transporter solute-binding subunit, which yields MLRRRFGAAVAAMCASTVLGLTLPATAAAESYKSEYKLSTVLGDAFPWGWGASRWAELVKEKTDGRINIKVYPGASLVSGDQTKEFTALRQGIIDMAVGSTINWSPQVKELNLFSLPFLMPDYKAIDALTQGRVGEKIFASLTQRDVVPLAWGENGFREVTNSKHPVRTPEDLKGMKMRVVGSPLFLATFNALGANPTQMSWADAQPAMATGAVDGQENPLAVFSAAKLHTVDQKFVTLWGYVADPLIFVVNEKVWASWSAEDQKAVREAALQAAREEVARARASISEGDDAVLKSIEGNGVTVTRLSDTERDAFRQATAGVYQEWAGKIGNDLVKQAEEDIAKR from the coding sequence ATGCTGAGACGTCGTTTTGGTGCTGCCGTGGCGGCCATGTGCGCGAGCACCGTGCTGGGTCTGACGCTGCCGGCTACCGCAGCTGCCGAGTCCTACAAGAGCGAATACAAGCTCTCCACCGTGCTGGGCGATGCCTTCCCCTGGGGCTGGGGCGCAAGCCGCTGGGCCGAACTGGTGAAGGAGAAAACCGACGGGCGCATCAACATCAAGGTCTATCCGGGGGCGTCGCTCGTGTCCGGCGACCAGACCAAGGAGTTCACCGCGCTGCGCCAGGGCATCATCGACATGGCGGTGGGTTCGACCATCAACTGGTCGCCGCAGGTGAAGGAACTGAACCTGTTCTCCCTGCCTTTCCTGATGCCCGACTACAAGGCCATCGACGCCCTCACCCAGGGCCGCGTGGGCGAGAAGATTTTCGCCAGCCTGACCCAGCGCGACGTGGTGCCGCTGGCCTGGGGCGAGAACGGCTTCCGTGAAGTCACCAACTCCAAGCACCCGGTGCGCACGCCGGAAGACCTCAAGGGCATGAAGATGCGCGTGGTCGGCTCGCCGCTGTTCCTCGCCACCTTCAACGCCCTGGGCGCCAACCCGACGCAGATGAGCTGGGCCGATGCCCAGCCGGCCATGGCCACCGGCGCGGTGGACGGCCAGGAGAACCCGCTGGCCGTGTTCAGCGCGGCCAAGCTGCACACGGTGGACCAGAAGTTTGTCACCCTGTGGGGTTACGTGGCCGACCCGCTGATTTTCGTGGTCAATGAAAAAGTCTGGGCCAGCTGGAGTGCCGAAGACCAAAAGGCCGTGCGTGAAGCCGCGCTGCAGGCCGCCAGGGAAGAAGTGGCGCGCGCCCGCGCCAGCATCTCCGAGGGCGACGACGCGGTGCTCAAGTCCATCGAAGGCAACGGCGTGACCGTCACCCGCCTGAGCGACACCGAGCGCGACGCCTTCCGCCAGGCCACCGCCGGCGTGTATCAGGAATGGGCCGGCAAGATCGGCAACGACCTGGTCAAGCAGGCCGAAGAGGACATCGCCAAGCGCTGA
- a CDS encoding TRAP transporter small permease, protein MKPDHAPENTHTADELLLTHADAPLTIEQRLTGVAMLLIVLISLGNVIVRYLTAQSFAATEEFSIALLIILAFLGSSTAIAFDRHIRVTFFIDKLPPRWQAAADWLSFAVTAGLFGFIAFYAGHLAWDNYRFEETSPALGVPQWWYSVWMPILAVVIVLRLIATRLRKDR, encoded by the coding sequence ATGAAGCCAGACCACGCCCCGGAAAACACCCACACCGCCGATGAGTTGTTGCTCACCCACGCCGACGCACCGCTGACCATCGAGCAGCGCCTCACCGGCGTGGCCATGCTGCTGATCGTGCTCATTTCGCTGGGCAACGTGATCGTCCGCTACCTCACCGCCCAGTCGTTTGCCGCGACCGAAGAGTTCTCCATCGCGCTGCTGATCATCCTGGCCTTCCTCGGCTCCTCCACCGCCATTGCCTTTGACCGCCACATCCGCGTCACCTTCTTCATCGACAAGCTGCCCCCGCGCTGGCAGGCGGCCGCCGACTGGCTGTCGTTCGCAGTGACCGCCGGGCTGTTCGGCTTCATCGCCTTCTACGCCGGCCATCTGGCCTGGGACAACTACCGCTTTGAAGAGACCTCGCCCGCGCTGGGCGTGCCGCAGTGGTGGTATTCGGTGTGGATGCCCATCCTCGCCGTGGTCATCGTGCTGCGCCTGATCGCAACCCGCCTGAGGAAAGACCGATGA
- a CDS encoding TRAP transporter large permease: MTTAVLLGLFLAALIAGLPLAVGFGVASVAVLALAGFDQLAVPTNIYAGIAKYPLLAIPMFILAGTIFERSGVAERLVRFVTAMVGEWTGSLAVVAILVSMLLGGISGSGPADAAAVATVMLPSMVKRGYDRGFSAGLIAASGSTAIVIPPSVAFILYSVMVPAATVPALFAAGLFPGLLAAACLLVPAILISRRHGYGAHYKAERPPLLKSLIDAVWGLLAPVIILGGLRLGIFTPTEAAVVAVGYGIFVGMVIYRTLTFKALFRLFVEAGELSAVVLMIIGIASVFAWAGNTLGVFDGAAKALVDMHANEWVMLLSINVLLLVAGMFLDAISIFLILLPLLIPIATAMGWDLVWFGVMMTINLAIGQFTPPMAISLMITSRIAGIGMQETVRTVLWLMLAMLSGLALMIAFPQIALWLPGRLGYL, from the coding sequence ATGACCACGGCGGTGCTTCTCGGCCTGTTCCTGGCGGCCTTGATCGCCGGCCTGCCCTTGGCGGTGGGCTTCGGTGTGGCCAGTGTCGCGGTGCTTGCCCTGGCCGGCTTCGACCAATTGGCCGTCCCCACCAACATCTACGCCGGCATTGCCAAGTACCCGCTGCTGGCGATCCCCATGTTCATCCTCGCCGGCACCATTTTCGAACGCTCCGGCGTGGCCGAGCGCCTGGTGCGCTTCGTCACCGCCATGGTCGGCGAATGGACCGGTTCGCTGGCGGTGGTGGCGATTCTGGTGTCGATGCTGCTCGGGGGTATCTCCGGCTCCGGCCCGGCCGACGCCGCCGCCGTGGCCACGGTGATGCTCCCCTCAATGGTCAAGCGCGGCTACGACCGCGGCTTCTCTGCCGGTCTGATCGCCGCCTCGGGCTCGACCGCCATCGTCATTCCGCCCTCGGTCGCTTTCATTCTCTACAGCGTGATGGTGCCGGCCGCCACCGTGCCGGCCTTGTTCGCCGCCGGCCTGTTCCCGGGTCTGCTGGCCGCCGCCTGCCTGCTGGTGCCGGCCATCCTCATCAGCCGCCGTCATGGCTATGGCGCCCATTACAAAGCGGAACGCCCGCCCCTGCTCAAGAGCCTCATCGACGCCGTGTGGGGCCTGCTGGCCCCGGTGATCATCCTCGGCGGCCTGCGCCTGGGCATCTTCACCCCCACCGAAGCCGCCGTGGTCGCCGTCGGCTACGGCATCTTCGTCGGGATGGTCATCTACCGCACGCTGACGTTCAAGGCACTGTTCCGCCTGTTCGTCGAAGCCGGTGAGCTGTCCGCCGTGGTGCTCATGATCATCGGCATCGCCTCAGTCTTTGCGTGGGCGGGCAACACGCTCGGCGTGTTCGACGGTGCCGCCAAGGCACTGGTGGACATGCATGCCAACGAGTGGGTGATGCTGCTGTCGATCAACGTGCTGTTGCTGGTCGCCGGCATGTTCCTCGACGCCATCTCCATCTTCCTCATCCTGCTGCCACTGCTCATCCCCATCGCCACGGCCATGGGCTGGGATCTGGTGTGGTTCGGCGTGATGATGACCATCAACCTGGCGATCGGTCAGTTCACCCCGCCCATGGCCATCTCGCTGATGATCACCTCGCGCATCGCCGGCATCGGCATGCAGGAGACGGTACGAACCGTGCTCTGGCTGATGCTCGCCATGCTCTCGGGCCTGGCGCTGATGATCGCGTTCCCGCAGATCGCGCTGTGGTTGCCGGGGCGGCTGGGGTATCTGTAG
- the polA gene encoding DNA polymerase I, translated as MPTLLLVDGSSYLFRAFHAMPDLRNAAGEPTGAVYGVLNMLRRLDSDYPAEYRACVFDAKGKTFRDDWFPEYKANRPSMPEDLAVQIPPLHEAVKARGWPLLMVDGVEADDVIGTLARQASAAGMDVVISTGDKDLTQLVDDRVRWVNTMSNEVLDPAGVEEKFGVPPERIIDYLALVGDSVDNIPGVEKCGPKTAVKWLTQFGTLDNLVEHADEVGGKVGENLRRHLDFLPMGVKLVTVATDLDLGIAPADLAPREQDRDKLIELFSHLEFKTWLREVQSGDNPTPAAAASADIDETPAGDPTAHRGEYDTILTKEALDAWIDKLKAAPIAAFDTETTSLDAMAATLVGVSFAVPDGGAAYVPMAHTGPGAPDQLGIEPVLDALRPWLESDEHKKVGQNLKYDMHVLANYGVKIGGIADDTLLASYIIESDKSHDMDSLAKRHLGLETIPYTAICGKGAKQIGFNEVDVEQASEYAAEDADITLRLQQFFEKQLGKEDKLKALYRDIELPAMHVLFEMERNGVLIDDFLLAQHSEELGRRLAELEKEAHELAGQPFNLNSPKQLGELLFGKLELPIVKKTATGQPSTDEEVLQKLAEDYPLPKLLLDYRSLAKLKSTYADKLPLMVNRKTGRVHTSFSQAVAVTGRLASSDPNLQNIPIRTAEGRRIRAAFIAPQGHRIVSADYSQIELRIMAHLSGDKGLLKAFAEGEDVHRATASEIFGVTPIEVSNDQRRYAKVINFGLIYGMSAHGLAKNLDIERSAAANYIDRYFARYPGVADYMARTRAEAADKGYVETVFGRRLHLPDIHARQAGRRQGAERAAINAPMQGTAADLIKLAMVAVSNWLRDEKLKSKLILQVHDELVLEVPDDELSLVREQLPKLMAGVAKLSVPLVAEVGDGANWDEAH; from the coding sequence ATGCCCACCCTGTTGCTTGTCGATGGATCCAGCTACCTGTTCCGCGCCTTTCACGCCATGCCCGATCTGCGCAATGCCGCGGGCGAGCCGACCGGCGCCGTGTATGGCGTGCTCAACATGCTGCGTCGGCTCGACAGCGATTACCCGGCCGAGTACCGCGCCTGCGTCTTCGACGCCAAAGGCAAGACCTTCCGCGACGACTGGTTTCCCGAGTACAAGGCCAACCGCCCGTCCATGCCTGAAGACCTGGCCGTGCAGATCCCGCCGTTGCATGAAGCGGTCAAGGCCCGCGGCTGGCCGTTGCTGATGGTCGATGGGGTCGAGGCCGATGACGTGATCGGCACGCTCGCCAGGCAGGCCAGCGCCGCCGGCATGGACGTGGTCATCTCGACCGGTGACAAGGACCTGACCCAGCTCGTGGACGACCGGGTGCGCTGGGTGAACACCATGAGCAATGAAGTGCTCGACCCGGCGGGCGTGGAAGAAAAATTCGGCGTGCCGCCCGAGCGCATCATCGACTACCTGGCGCTGGTGGGCGACTCGGTGGACAACATTCCCGGCGTCGAAAAGTGCGGCCCCAAGACTGCGGTGAAATGGCTCACCCAGTTCGGCACCCTGGACAACCTGGTCGAGCATGCCGACGAGGTGGGCGGCAAGGTGGGGGAGAACCTGCGCAGGCATCTGGACTTCCTGCCCATGGGGGTCAAACTGGTGACCGTGGCCACGGATCTTGACCTGGGCATCGCGCCAGCCGATCTTGCCCCGCGCGAGCAGGACCGCGACAAGCTTATCGAGCTGTTCAGCCATCTGGAATTCAAGACCTGGCTGCGCGAGGTGCAGTCCGGCGACAACCCGACGCCAGCCGCCGCAGCCAGCGCCGATATCGACGAAACACCGGCTGGCGATCCGACGGCGCACCGGGGTGAATACGACACCATCCTCACCAAAGAGGCGCTCGACGCCTGGATCGACAAACTCAAGGCCGCGCCCATTGCCGCCTTCGACACCGAAACCACCAGCCTCGACGCCATGGCCGCCACCCTGGTGGGCGTCTCTTTTGCGGTGCCCGACGGCGGTGCGGCCTATGTGCCCATGGCCCACACCGGCCCCGGCGCCCCCGACCAGCTCGGCATCGAACCGGTGCTCGACGCCCTCAGGCCCTGGCTGGAAAGCGACGAGCACAAGAAGGTCGGCCAGAACCTCAAGTACGACATGCATGTGCTGGCGAACTATGGCGTGAAGATCGGCGGCATTGCCGACGACACCTTGCTGGCCTCCTACATCATCGAGTCCGACAAGTCGCACGACATGGACAGCCTCGCCAAACGGCACCTCGGCCTCGAGACCATTCCCTACACTGCCATCTGCGGCAAGGGCGCCAAGCAGATCGGCTTCAACGAGGTGGATGTCGAGCAGGCGAGTGAATACGCCGCCGAGGACGCGGACATCACCCTGCGTCTGCAGCAGTTCTTCGAGAAGCAACTGGGCAAGGAAGACAAGCTCAAGGCGCTGTACAGGGACATCGAGCTGCCCGCCATGCATGTGCTCTTCGAGATGGAGCGCAACGGCGTGCTCATCGACGACTTCCTGCTCGCGCAGCACAGCGAAGAACTCGGCCGTCGTCTGGCCGAGCTGGAGAAGGAAGCACACGAACTGGCCGGCCAGCCCTTCAACCTCAACTCGCCCAAGCAACTGGGTGAGCTGTTGTTCGGCAAGCTCGAACTGCCCATCGTCAAGAAGACCGCCACCGGACAGCCCTCGACGGACGAAGAAGTGCTTCAGAAACTCGCCGAAGACTACCCGCTGCCCAAGCTGCTGCTCGACTACCGCAGTCTCGCCAAACTCAAGAGCACCTACGCCGACAAGCTGCCGCTCATGGTCAATCGCAAGACCGGCCGGGTGCACACCAGCTTCTCGCAGGCCGTGGCAGTCACCGGGCGTCTGGCCAGCTCCGACCCCAACCTGCAGAACATCCCCATCCGCACCGCCGAAGGCCGCCGCATCCGTGCCGCCTTCATCGCGCCGCAGGGGCATCGCATCGTCAGTGCTGATTACTCCCAGATCGAGCTGCGCATCATGGCGCACCTGTCGGGCGACAAGGGCCTGCTCAAGGCCTTCGCCGAGGGCGAGGACGTGCACCGCGCCACCGCCTCGGAGATCTTCGGCGTCACCCCCATCGAGGTCAGCAACGACCAGCGCCGCTACGCCAAGGTGATCAACTTCGGCCTCATCTACGGCATGAGCGCCCATGGCCTGGCCAAGAACCTGGACATTGAACGCAGCGCCGCCGCGAACTACATCGACCGCTACTTCGCCCGCTACCCCGGCGTGGCCGACTACATGGCGCGCACCCGCGCCGAAGCGGCCGACAAGGGTTATGTGGAAACCGTCTTCGGCCGCCGCCTGCACCTCCCCGACATCCACGCCCGCCAGGCCGGCCGCCGCCAAGGCGCCGAGCGCGCCGCCATCAACGCCCCGATGCAGGGGACGGCTGCGGACCTCATCAAGCTGGCGATGGTGGCGGTGTCGAACTGGCTTCGGGACGAAAAGCTCAAGTCAAAGCTGATCCTGCAGGTGCATGACGAACTGGTGCTGGAAGTGCCGGATGACGAGTTGTCGCTGGTTCGGGAGCAGTTGCCGAAGCTCATGGCGGGGGTGGCGAAGCTCTCGGTGCCGCTGGTAGCGGAAGTGGGGGATGGTGCGAACTGGGATGAGGCGCATTGA
- a CDS encoding ArsI/CadI family heavy metal resistance metalloenzyme, translating to MKRFHVHLTVDNLDANIAFYSKLFGQAPSRQEADYAKWMLDDPRINFAISARGHGNAVNHFGMQADSAEELSELRRFAEAASGGELLDEGETTCCYARSDKHWVTDPQGMAWEHYVTMGSSVTFGDDEQAAEGACCVPEVASESTSSCCAPTPKKSSCCG from the coding sequence ATGAAACGCTTCCACGTCCACCTCACTGTCGATAACCTCGACGCGAACATCGCCTTCTATTCCAAACTCTTCGGTCAGGCACCGAGTCGACAAGAGGCGGACTACGCCAAGTGGATGCTCGATGACCCACGCATTAACTTCGCCATTTCGGCACGCGGTCACGGCAACGCGGTCAATCATTTCGGCATGCAGGCGGATTCGGCCGAGGAATTGAGCGAACTGCGCCGTTTCGCGGAAGCGGCGTCCGGTGGCGAATTGCTCGACGAGGGTGAGACCACCTGTTGCTATGCACGCAGCGACAAGCACTGGGTCACCGATCCGCAGGGTATGGCCTGGGAGCATTACGTGACCATGGGCTCGTCCGTCACGTTTGGTGATGACGAACAAGCAGCCGAAGGGGCATGTTGCGTGCCTGAGGTAGCGAGTGAATCGACGTCTTCTTGCTGTGCGCCGACGCCGAAAAAGTCGTCCTGCTGTGGTTGA
- a CDS encoding LOG family protein: protein MSARNKLPADMPEAAMPKHNARESWRIFGIMAEFVEATERLNAIRPAVSVFGSARTAPDHPYYVLTEQISRKLSDAGFSVISGGGPGIMEAANKGAYFGKSPSVGLNIQLPHEQHANPYQDISQTFQHFFARKFMFVKFAAAYVVMPGGFGTLDEVMEALTLIQTQKSRKIPLILVHRPFWEGLIDWFRDKLVAERMINPEDLDLMQIIDDPDEVVDAIFKHYETRGFLPLPEEHELMLNL, encoded by the coding sequence ATGAGCGCCAGGAACAAACTTCCCGCAGACATGCCCGAAGCGGCCATGCCCAAGCACAACGCCCGCGAGTCCTGGCGAATCTTCGGGATTATGGCAGAGTTCGTGGAGGCGACCGAACGGCTCAACGCCATCCGCCCGGCGGTTTCGGTCTTCGGCAGTGCGCGCACGGCGCCGGACCACCCCTACTACGTGCTCACCGAACAGATTTCCCGCAAATTGTCCGACGCGGGCTTCTCGGTCATCTCCGGCGGCGGCCCGGGCATCATGGAGGCGGCCAACAAGGGCGCCTATTTCGGCAAGAGCCCGTCCGTGGGGCTCAACATCCAGTTGCCGCACGAACAGCACGCCAACCCCTACCAGGACATCTCCCAGACCTTTCAGCATTTCTTCGCTCGCAAATTCATGTTCGTGAAGTTCGCGGCCGCCTATGTGGTCATGCCGGGCGGATTCGGCACGCTGGACGAGGTGATGGAAGCGCTGACACTCATCCAGACCCAGAAGAGCCGCAAGATCCCGCTGATTCTCGTCCATCGGCCGTTCTGGGAGGGGCTGATCGACTGGTTCCGCGACAAGCTGGTGGCTGAACGCATGATCAATCCCGAGGATCTGGATCTGATGCAGATCATTGACGATCCGGATGAGGTGGTGGATGCCATCTTCAAGCACTACGAGACACGTGGGTTCCTGCCGCTGCCGGAAGAGCATGAGCTGATGCTCAACCTGTGA
- a CDS encoding PEP-CTERM sorting domain-containing protein has protein sequence MHMPNFSSRVRHAVTTTFAAGLLSAATPIAHAQASNLVTGIYSGEIISDDGLGFLGQNLTLEFAYLSDAPTVMPELAGFSLGAYFAFTKLNVSVGDLSWSGTDGLILVADNAGFPFLPVETPSDEFGIQYATTFTGDTLTPLIATPTYSFSLLLRDTLPAGTPDAITTHGGLPSQAPNPGLFSETAVSFMQFSVSDINDPSIAYAVTTGPFSLVSAVPEPSSYALFLTGLGIVGTAVRRRR, from the coding sequence ATGCATATGCCAAATTTTTCTTCTCGTGTCCGCCATGCAGTTACAACGACGTTCGCCGCAGGGTTGCTGAGCGCGGCGACGCCCATCGCTCATGCTCAGGCATCCAACCTCGTTACCGGTATCTATTCCGGCGAAATCATCAGTGACGATGGCTTGGGGTTCCTGGGCCAGAACTTGACTCTGGAATTCGCCTACCTGAGCGATGCCCCCACCGTGATGCCGGAACTGGCCGGATTTTCACTCGGCGCATATTTTGCATTTACGAAGCTGAATGTGTCAGTCGGTGATCTTTCCTGGTCGGGGACAGACGGTTTGATTCTGGTTGCCGACAATGCCGGCTTCCCCTTCCTGCCGGTCGAGACGCCGTCTGACGAGTTCGGCATCCAGTATGCGACCACTTTCACCGGGGATACGCTCACACCCCTGATCGCCACCCCGACCTACAGCTTCAGTCTGCTACTGCGTGACACGCTCCCCGCGGGCACCCCTGACGCCATCACGACGCACGGCGGCCTGCCAAGCCAGGCACCCAACCCGGGCCTGTTCAGCGAAACCGCTGTGAGCTTCATGCAGTTCAGCGTCTCGGATATCAACGATCCGAGCATCGCCTACGCCGTCACCACGGGTCCTTTCTCGCTGGTCAGCGCCGTGCCCGAACCGTCATCTTATGCCTTGTTCCTGACCGGTCTGGGCATCGTCGGCACCGCAGTACGTCGCCGCCGCTGA
- a CDS encoding nucleoside deaminase — protein sequence MSNSLCFDLPDWLDVHAAAYVATADVEARMAFVVDAARRNVAEGTGGPFAAGVFEQVSGRLVALGVNLVTTQGLSMLHAEVVALALAQRRLATYDLGAAGLPPHELVTSTEPCTMCLGAIGWSGVSRVVSGATDADARSVGFDEGPKPPDWAQALAARGISVNEGVGRAAARAVLDQYRAQGGHIYNSREGR from the coding sequence ATGTCGAATTCACTTTGCTTTGACCTGCCGGACTGGCTCGACGTTCATGCGGCAGCCTATGTCGCTACTGCGGATGTCGAGGCACGCATGGCCTTCGTGGTTGATGCGGCACGTCGAAACGTGGCTGAAGGGACGGGCGGGCCGTTCGCGGCGGGCGTGTTCGAACAGGTCAGTGGCCGGCTCGTGGCACTGGGCGTCAATCTGGTCACGACCCAGGGCTTGTCCATGCTGCATGCCGAAGTGGTGGCGCTGGCGCTGGCCCAGCGGCGCCTTGCGACCTACGACCTCGGCGCCGCCGGTTTGCCGCCCCACGAACTGGTCACCAGCACCGAGCCGTGCACCATGTGTCTGGGCGCGATCGGCTGGTCCGGCGTGAGCCGTGTCGTTTCGGGCGCCACCGATGCCGACGCCCGCAGTGTGGGCTTCGATGAAGGCCCCAAACCCCCCGACTGGGCTCAAGCCCTGGCAGCGCGCGGCATCTCGGTGAACGAGGGCGTTGGCCGTGCTGCGGCGCGCGCCGTGCTGGATCAATACCGGGCCCAAGGCGGCCACATCTACAATTCACGCGAAGGGCGCTGA
- a CDS encoding DUF4399 domain-containing protein produces MKPVRLAPLIALVLLALAPTAGATPEHPWVTQNPRLDKYAWFSNLKSGDQVESPFLVRFGLTGIGIAAVKHPVTGTGHHHLLVDRELPLDFTEPLPFNDQYIHFGKGQMEAVLDLPEGEHTLRLVFADHKHIPNFVYSDALRITVVGKSGKSAESLRQAGVSILAPGNNARLQAPFAVVLHAAGHNVSHTDITEPNTGHFRIRLTPAKGEPVSIALTDGATELWLQPPAGDYTVQTELVSNAEPDTVIAASEGIRFKVMPR; encoded by the coding sequence ATGAAACCTGTTCGCCTCGCGCCCTTGATCGCCCTTGTGCTGCTGGCCCTCGCCCCGACTGCCGGCGCGACTCCGGAGCACCCCTGGGTCACACAAAACCCGCGCCTCGACAAGTACGCCTGGTTCTCGAACCTGAAGTCGGGCGATCAGGTGGAATCCCCTTTTCTTGTCCGCTTCGGGCTGACCGGCATCGGCATTGCCGCGGTCAAGCATCCGGTCACGGGGACGGGGCACCACCACTTGCTCGTCGACCGTGAGCTGCCCCTCGACTTCACCGAGCCGCTCCCTTTCAACGATCAGTACATCCACTTCGGCAAGGGGCAGATGGAGGCCGTGCTCGACCTGCCGGAAGGCGAGCACACGCTGCGGCTGGTCTTTGCCGATCACAAGCACATCCCCAATTTCGTCTATAGCGACGCGCTCAGGATCACCGTGGTGGGCAAGAGCGGCAAAAGTGCCGAATCGCTCAGGCAGGCGGGCGTCAGCATTCTGGCGCCCGGAAACAACGCCCGTCTTCAAGCGCCGTTCGCCGTGGTGCTGCACGCCGCCGGCCACAACGTGTCGCACACCGACATCACGGAACCGAACACCGGCCATTTCCGGATTCGCCTCACGCCCGCCAAAGGCGAACCGGTGTCGATCGCACTGACCGACGGCGCCACCGAGTTGTGGCTGCAACCGCCCGCGGGTGACTACACGGTGCAGACCGAACTCGTTTCCAACGCCGAACCCGACACCGTCATCGCGGCCTCCGAAGGCATCAGGTTCAAGGTCATGCCGCGATAG
- a CDS encoding PEP-CTERM sorting domain-containing protein, producing MKKMLMSLGVAAAISASGLAHANLFNGKELNFAINYPAMDSTTSEVLNGTYLVGPGTEINVPGVAFIDFSDTNLLGIYGSSFTFASHPFVGYVFSDANGDIDSFASVAINPLTSVAGFDASRITFDDDHIWVNMTGLTVQAGDALSFDVSAVAAVPEPETYAMFLAGLGLIGGVARRRFR from the coding sequence ATGAAGAAAATGCTGATGTCTCTTGGTGTCGCCGCCGCCATCTCGGCGAGCGGTTTGGCGCATGCCAATCTGTTCAATGGCAAGGAGCTGAATTTTGCCATCAACTACCCGGCCATGGATTCAACCACCTCCGAGGTTCTCAACGGAACTTATCTCGTTGGCCCAGGTACCGAAATCAATGTTCCGGGTGTGGCCTTCATCGATTTTTCTGATACCAACCTTCTGGGTATCTACGGGTCGAGTTTCACGTTTGCCAGCCATCCGTTCGTAGGCTATGTTTTTTCCGATGCCAACGGAGATATTGATTCTTTTGCTTCGGTGGCGATCAATCCATTGACCAGCGTGGCTGGGTTTGATGCCTCGCGGATTACTTTCGATGACGATCATATCTGGGTGAATATGACTGGTCTGACGGTTCAAGCAGGCGACGCCCTGTCGTTCGACGTGTCCGCCGTTGCGGCGGTGCCGGAGCCCGAAACCTACGCCATGTTCCTGGCGGGGCTGGGGCTGATCGGCGGTGTGGCGCGACGCCGATTCCGCTGA